In Polaribacter sp. Hel_I_88, the following proteins share a genomic window:
- a CDS encoding ATP-binding protein — translation MKHTVFVLLFLYNTFILAQKNDFNYVIDFITTEQGLSHNYTTSILSDNLNIKWIGTENGITKFNGYDFEYIKPSSVYSGLLNENIEVLFKDSASNIWIGTKTGGLSVLNMKNNHIENYNNLIDSNYGDNLRITALSEDKEGNIWVGTWENGVFVIDTNHKKLLRHYESNRIANSISKDFKNNMWFCNGNNLHFFNATDNSIRTFKIQGQITDILADAERNKVWISSSVRNSKIYAYNYETDSIESLETGVISDFSKKLSLDKHNRLWIGTWGNGIYRSNDSLTKFMEIDLVSKNPEKIKDNYKTILDIHHDINNITWLATANGGIVKLVEGNGFKNANKFIKNKELKEHLNFTSIYKDKNNIFLGTLFTGVYYGKDFSNLKQIKDIGNTKVYTLYEHNGKLYIGVSEGFYIYDLTLEKVTFFSKRISKVTAFLIKKDTILIGSQQQGVAMVHLENIDKPKTYQFYSKYHENKNTIKSNRITSIQKDEENTIWMSTYNGLHLFDNKKKEFIHESLLLKEKSTSSIINSFAIKGRLIWLATPNGLIKLKYQNGILTKESTLTKKDGLNNDFISSITFDDSYNLWLTTHTGIVKYNEADTTITNYDAVNGIRTTSFNNRSFYNYKDESIYFGGIDNITFFEPSTIKDFKNTPEIIFSGLRVNNQIIDYNTHKTILDKSFNYAEKVQLTHQDNYFSVRFVANDFLGPLNIQYRYLLEGYHDEWIDLQNRNEINFAGLNPKSYALKVQGTRDGQNWSEPKILEIFIAGSPWKSPWAIVVYCLLLGSIVVYLIRSNNYKLKLKNSLEIARIDKEKEMELSEAKLNFFTNISHEFRTPLTLIITPLKELLESKNLSNKVFKNLAIIDRNSNRLLNLINQLLDFRKADNGLQAIQVSHGNFVRFSKEVHLYFKQLAKSKGIKYKFVSDEEEIFFPFDRNKMEIVLCNLLSNAIKYSNSGDKIRMSIKREEGFCVIAIKDNGIGMDEENLDKIFDRFFQIKSANTTSMIGSGIGLAFSKKIIEQHHGTIKVKSKKNVGTEFTIKLTLNASLYKGEINESHVNTDNIKAYDILPNADSSLNIKNNTKEHSVLIIDDNLEILNYLDDILNDTYQILKASNGNEGFKTASEEIPDLIISDVMMPEKDGITLCKELKSKITTSHIPIILLTARTSSVFEIQGLQTGANDYITKPFNASIVKARIASLLDNREKVREHLQNKIRFEPTAVENTDTDIENTFIHKAILLVEENMENSNFGINDMVDKLHMSQSTLYRKIKSLTGLSLTAFIKSIRLKKAAYLILASEDMNLTQIANEVGFNDYKYFNVSFKKQFSCLPSQYKEKNSKNLH, via the coding sequence ATGAAACATACAGTTTTTGTACTCCTTTTTTTATATAACACATTCATTTTAGCTCAAAAGAATGATTTTAACTATGTCATAGATTTTATAACCACAGAACAGGGTTTATCACACAATTATACTACCAGTATTTTAAGTGATAATTTAAACATCAAATGGATTGGTACAGAAAACGGGATCACCAAATTTAACGGATACGATTTTGAGTATATAAAACCCAGCTCAGTTTATAGTGGACTGTTAAATGAAAATATAGAAGTCCTTTTTAAAGATTCAGCATCTAACATTTGGATTGGAACAAAAACTGGAGGTTTGTCAGTTTTGAATATGAAAAACAACCATATTGAAAACTATAATAATTTAATTGATTCAAATTATGGAGATAATTTAAGAATTACAGCATTATCTGAAGACAAAGAAGGCAATATATGGGTTGGTACCTGGGAAAATGGTGTGTTTGTTATTGATACTAATCATAAAAAATTACTCAGACACTATGAGAGTAACAGAATCGCAAATAGTATTTCTAAAGATTTTAAAAATAACATGTGGTTTTGTAATGGTAATAATTTGCATTTTTTCAATGCTACAGACAATAGCATACGTACTTTTAAAATTCAAGGACAAATTACAGATATACTTGCAGATGCTGAGCGAAATAAAGTTTGGATTTCATCATCTGTAAGAAACTCGAAAATTTATGCTTATAATTATGAAACAGATTCCATAGAATCTTTAGAAACTGGAGTAATTAGTGATTTTTCGAAAAAACTTTCTTTAGATAAACACAATAGATTATGGATTGGTACTTGGGGCAATGGCATTTACAGAAGTAACGACAGTCTAACTAAATTCATGGAAATTGATTTGGTTTCCAAAAATCCAGAAAAAATAAAAGACAACTATAAAACCATACTAGATATACATCATGACATCAATAATATTACTTGGCTTGCAACAGCAAATGGTGGTATTGTTAAATTAGTGGAAGGGAATGGTTTTAAAAATGCCAATAAATTTATAAAAAATAAAGAATTAAAAGAACACTTAAATTTTACTTCTATTTACAAAGACAAAAACAATATTTTTCTAGGAACACTTTTTACAGGTGTTTATTATGGTAAAGATTTTTCCAATTTAAAACAAATTAAGGATATTGGAAACACAAAAGTATATACTTTATATGAACATAATGGAAAACTATATATAGGCGTCTCAGAAGGGTTTTATATTTATGATCTCACATTAGAAAAAGTTACTTTTTTTTCTAAAAGAATCAGCAAAGTGACCGCTTTTTTAATTAAAAAAGATACTATTTTAATAGGCAGTCAACAACAAGGTGTTGCAATGGTTCATTTAGAGAACATTGACAAGCCTAAAACCTATCAATTTTACTCTAAATACCACGAAAATAAAAATACAATCAAAAGTAATCGTATAACTTCAATACAAAAAGACGAAGAGAATACGATATGGATGAGTACATATAATGGATTGCATTTGTTTGATAACAAAAAAAAGGAATTTATACATGAATCTTTATTACTCAAAGAAAAATCAACAAGTAGCATCATCAATTCCTTTGCAATAAAAGGTCGTTTAATTTGGTTGGCGACCCCAAATGGATTAATAAAGTTAAAATATCAGAATGGTATACTGACTAAAGAAAGCACTTTAACCAAAAAAGATGGCCTTAATAATGATTTTATTAGCTCAATAACCTTTGATGACAGTTATAATTTATGGTTAACTACACATACAGGTATTGTAAAATATAACGAAGCAGATACCACTATTACAAATTATGATGCTGTAAATGGTATTAGAACAACCTCGTTTAATAATAGAAGTTTTTATAATTATAAGGATGAATCTATATACTTTGGAGGTATAGATAATATTACTTTTTTTGAGCCTTCAACAATTAAAGATTTTAAAAACACACCAGAAATCATATTTTCTGGATTGCGAGTTAACAATCAGATAATTGATTACAACACTCATAAAACAATTTTGGATAAAAGTTTTAATTATGCTGAAAAAGTGCAACTAACACATCAGGATAATTATTTTTCAGTTCGATTTGTTGCAAACGATTTTCTTGGGCCGTTAAATATTCAGTACAGATATTTATTGGAGGGTTACCATGATGAATGGATTGATTTACAAAACAGAAATGAAATAAATTTTGCGGGTTTAAATCCAAAATCATATGCACTCAAAGTGCAAGGAACTAGAGATGGGCAAAATTGGAGTGAGCCCAAAATACTGGAAATTTTTATAGCAGGTTCACCTTGGAAAAGTCCTTGGGCTATAGTTGTATACTGTCTTCTATTAGGAAGTATTGTTGTTTATTTAATTCGATCAAATAATTACAAACTAAAATTAAAAAATAGTTTAGAAATAGCCAGAATAGATAAAGAAAAGGAGATGGAGTTAAGCGAAGCAAAACTCAACTTTTTTACAAATATATCTCATGAATTCAGAACACCCTTAACGTTAATAATAACACCTTTAAAAGAATTATTAGAAAGTAAGAATTTATCAAACAAAGTTTTCAAAAATCTTGCAATCATAGATAGAAACTCAAACCGATTGTTAAACCTAATCAATCAATTGTTAGATTTTAGGAAAGCAGATAACGGATTGCAGGCCATACAAGTTTCCCATGGAAATTTTGTAAGATTTTCAAAAGAAGTACACCTTTATTTTAAGCAACTAGCAAAATCCAAAGGCATTAAATACAAATTTGTATCTGATGAAGAAGAAATATTTTTTCCTTTTGACAGAAATAAAATGGAAATTGTTCTGTGCAATTTACTTTCCAATGCGATTAAGTATTCTAACTCTGGAGACAAAATACGAATGTCCATAAAACGTGAAGAAGGATTTTGTGTAATAGCTATAAAAGACAATGGTATTGGCATGGATGAAGAGAATCTAGATAAGATTTTCGATCGCTTTTTTCAAATTAAATCAGCAAATACAACCAGTATGATTGGAAGTGGTATTGGTTTAGCTTTTTCTAAAAAAATTATAGAACAACATCATGGAACGATTAAGGTAAAAAGTAAAAAAAATGTAGGTACAGAATTTACAATAAAATTAACATTAAACGCTAGTCTTTACAAAGGTGAGATTAATGAAAGCCATGTAAATACTGATAATATTAAAGCATACGATATTCTGCCAAATGCAGACTCAAGCCTAAATATTAAAAACAACACAAAAGAGCATAGTGTTCTTATTATTGATGACAATCTGGAAATCCTAAATTATTTAGATGATATTCTGAATGATACCTATCAAATATTAAAAGCAAGTAATGGTAATGAAGGATTTAAAACTGCTTCAGAGGAAATTCCTGATTTGATCATTAGCGATGTAATGATGCCTGAAAAAGACGGGATTACACTTTGCAAAGAATTAAAATCTAAAATAACTACTTCACACATCCCTATTATACTTTTAACGGCCAGAACTTCTTCGGTTTTTGAAATTCAAGGTTTACAAACAGGTGCCAATGATTATATTACAAAGCCTTTTAATGCAAGTATCGTAAAAGCAAGAATAGCCAGTTTATTAGATAATAGAGAAAAAGTACGCGAGCATTTGCAAAACAAAATTCGGTTTGAGCCTACTGCTGTTGAAAATACAGACACAGATATCGAAAATACTTTTATACACAAAGCTATTTTACTAGTAGAAGAAAATATGGAAAACTCCAACTTTGGTATCAATGATATGGTAGATAAATTGCATATGAGCCAATCTACATTATATCGTAAAATAAAATCGCTTACAGGTTTGTCATTAACCGCCTTTATAAAATCTATTCGTCTAAAAAAAGCAGCCTACCTAATTTTAGCTTCAGAAGATATGAATTTAACTCAAATAGCAAATGAAGTTGGTTTTAATGATTATAAATATTTTAATGTATCATTTAAAAAACAGTTTAGCTGTTTGCCTTCTCAATACAAAGAAAAAAACTCAAAAAACCTTCACTAG
- a CDS encoding RagB/SusD family nutrient uptake outer membrane protein: MKAKKIIYIFAMLVLIVTSCEKVEFGNEFLDKPPSVDVTKDTIFNSLELAQRYLWQGYSTLPYGLNLNFSAKGNKLGMDILESLTDLSHTFMPWGGVNQLYYNGQYNAAVADNSRVKYSYTGEESWDGIRIGWVFIENADRIPDASPEYIAQLKAEAKMLIALHYTDMFRHYGGMPWVDHAYTPTENTDLPRSTSKETMNNIVALLDEAIADLPWLTDDPANWDGRFNKAAAMGLKARVLLFGASPLFNDNQPYLSGEASDKNYTWHGNYDPDLWAQAAQAAKDLLDRVALEGGYGLKNTGNPRQDFQDAYYDRGNGEVLISTRVRYRSGFRFDGQYYFYQSAAGYGTACPTKEYVDMFPMADGTPIDATGSGWDPNDPWANRDPRLYETVLVNGDDFKGRKAELWINGRERRNINFNGTKSGFGIKKFLLDQNGATSFQSVVHWPYMRLAEVYLTYAEALNEANGGPTAEAYAAVNLIRNRVGLNNLTPGLSQDAFREAVLLERALEFGYEEVRWFDIIRWKNEDAFKTKLHGVNTRKVGNTFSYEVFELPERFWQDNFSPKWYLSAFPPDEINKGYGLVQNPGW, from the coding sequence ATGAAAGCAAAAAAAATAATTTACATATTCGCAATGTTAGTTCTAATTGTAACTAGCTGTGAAAAAGTTGAATTTGGTAACGAGTTTCTTGATAAACCACCAAGTGTAGATGTTACAAAAGATACGATATTTAACTCTTTAGAGCTAGCTCAGCGTTACTTATGGCAAGGTTACAGTACGCTTCCTTATGGTTTAAATTTAAATTTTTCTGCAAAAGGGAATAAATTAGGGATGGATATTTTAGAGTCTTTAACTGACCTTAGTCATACGTTTATGCCTTGGGGAGGTGTAAATCAACTTTATTATAATGGCCAATATAACGCAGCTGTTGCAGATAATAGCAGAGTTAAATATAGTTATACAGGAGAAGAGAGTTGGGATGGTATTAGAATTGGTTGGGTTTTTATAGAAAATGCAGATCGTATTCCAGATGCATCCCCAGAATATATTGCACAATTAAAAGCAGAAGCTAAAATGCTTATTGCACTGCATTATACAGATATGTTTCGTCATTATGGAGGAATGCCATGGGTAGATCATGCATATACTCCAACAGAAAATACAGATTTACCAAGATCAACATCTAAAGAAACTATGAATAATATCGTTGCACTTTTAGATGAAGCTATTGCTGATTTACCTTGGCTTACTGATGATCCAGCTAACTGGGATGGACGTTTTAACAAAGCTGCAGCTATGGGTTTAAAAGCAAGAGTACTCTTGTTTGGAGCAAGTCCTTTGTTTAATGATAACCAACCCTATCTTTCAGGAGAAGCTTCTGATAAAAATTATACATGGCATGGTAATTACGATCCTGATTTATGGGCTCAGGCAGCACAAGCAGCAAAAGATCTATTGGATAGAGTTGCTTTAGAAGGAGGTTATGGGCTTAAAAACACCGGAAATCCAAGACAAGATTTTCAAGATGCTTATTATGATAGAGGTAATGGAGAGGTTTTAATTAGTACACGAGTTAGATATAGATCAGGTTTTCGTTTTGATGGGCAGTATTATTTTTATCAAAGTGCTGCGGGTTATGGCACAGCTTGTCCTACAAAAGAATACGTAGATATGTTTCCTATGGCAGATGGTACTCCAATTGATGCTACTGGATCTGGATGGGATCCAAATGATCCTTGGGCTAATCGTGATCCAAGGTTATATGAAACTGTACTTGTAAACGGTGATGACTTTAAAGGGAGAAAAGCTGAACTATGGATTAACGGTCGTGAACGAAGAAATATTAATTTTAATGGAACCAAATCAGGCTTTGGTATAAAGAAATTTTTATTAGACCAAAATGGAGCTACGTCATTTCAATCCGTTGTTCATTGGCCTTACATGCGTTTAGCTGAAGTGTACTTAACCTATGCAGAAGCATTAAATGAAGCAAATGGAGGACCAACAGCTGAAGCTTATGCAGCAGTCAATTTAATTCGTAATCGTGTAGGATTAAATAATTTAACACCAGGCTTGTCTCAAGATGCATTTAGAGAGGCTGTCTTGTTAGAACGAGCGCTTGAGTTTGGTTATGAAGAAGTAAGATGGTTTGATATTATTCGTTGGAAAAATGAAGATGCTTTTAAAACAAAACTTCATGGTGTAAACACAAGAAAAGTAGGCAATACATTTTCTTATGAAGTTTTTGAACTTCCAGAACGTTTCTGGCAAGATAATTTTTCTCCAAAATGGTATCTAAGTGCATTTCCTCCAGATGAAATAAACAAAGGGTATGGCTTAGTCCAAAACCCAGGATGGTAA
- a CDS encoding TonB-dependent receptor, producing MRVKQKRFYLFLILLASLSISHTTWSQDIKITGKVSDNEGNLLPGVSIIEKGTTKGTTTDFDGVYNILASPQGTLVFNYLGFEIKEVVINDKNNIDVILNPSTTDLDEITIVAYGEQKEVTVTGAISTIKTEQLVESPSPNVANSLAGRVTGLSTVQFSGQPGADNPNIYLRGIASLSEGRSQPLMIVDGVERSFMSLDPNEIESISVLKDASATAVYGVRGANGVILVTTKRGKFGKSKISTSFSTGIQQPTRLLEFADSYTYAQRYNEAQLNDEPNIDPVNLRFTPEALEAFRTGSNPILYPNTDWMDYLLKPTTQQSQANVNISGGSEKVKYFVSLGVLSQDGLFKTFDAEYDSNFSFQRYNYRSNVDINVTNTTKLAVTIGGQTRVTNRPNTKGNFNELFRDIYWSVPFSSPGIVDGRYIVSGDLYISDQKVDGLDRYYGQGFSNILNNQLNMDIGLEQDLNFIKGLKFRTKFAYNTDYNHAKNRNSSVASYTPIYLRDIDPNADPNSEEIVYQRNGQDGNLTYGETYGTSRDWYLEGGLSYKNKFGGHNVSGLLLYNQQKRYYPGQFSEIPLGLVGIVGRATYDYKNRYLANLSVGYNGSENFARDKRFGLFPAISTGWVITNESFMENQSFFDFLKIRASYGLVGNDRIGGNRFLYLPDSFDPRSGNYNFGIDTPFNQPAAREGQIGNPNVTWETSEKQNYAVELKILDNKLGLKVDYFIENRSDILTFRGTVPAFVAYNLPAVNIGKVQNKGFEVELNWDHQINDNFSYWVNANVSHAKNKIVFQDEVPQNEEYLFRTGNPVGQPFGYIFDKFYNDTDTGNDALPDHLYDLKPGDMVYKDLNGDGVINQDDQKAIGFPVYPMYNFGLNYGFKYKNFSLTMSWAGATNTSRLLGDTYRTAFGATANRSLLQYMADGRWTPETAETATYPRMTLTGRQNNNKNSDFWLRDASYIRLKTLEMGYNFKGNFLKNMGISNLRAFLNGTNLITITELDITDPESRTAADSDYPLTKLYNFGIRINFL from the coding sequence ATGAGAGTTAAACAAAAAAGATTTTATTTATTCCTAATACTATTAGCTTCATTAAGCATAAGTCATACTACATGGTCTCAGGATATTAAGATTACAGGAAAGGTGTCGGATAATGAAGGAAATCTACTTCCTGGTGTTTCAATTATAGAAAAAGGAACCACAAAAGGTACTACAACAGATTTTGATGGAGTATACAATATTTTGGCTTCACCTCAAGGTACATTAGTGTTTAATTATCTTGGCTTTGAAATAAAGGAAGTTGTAATTAATGATAAAAATAATATTGATGTTATTTTAAATCCTAGTACAACAGATTTAGATGAAATTACAATTGTAGCTTATGGAGAACAAAAAGAGGTTACTGTTACAGGTGCAATAAGTACCATAAAAACAGAGCAACTTGTGGAGTCTCCTTCTCCAAACGTGGCTAATTCTTTAGCAGGTAGAGTTACAGGACTTTCTACAGTTCAATTTTCTGGGCAACCTGGAGCAGATAATCCTAATATTTATTTACGTGGAATCGCATCATTATCAGAAGGTAGGTCACAACCTTTAATGATTGTTGATGGTGTAGAGCGTTCTTTTATGTCTTTAGATCCTAACGAAATAGAGAGTATATCTGTACTTAAAGATGCTTCTGCTACAGCTGTTTATGGTGTTCGTGGAGCTAATGGTGTAATTTTAGTAACTACAAAAAGAGGTAAATTTGGAAAATCAAAAATATCAACTAGTTTTTCAACGGGAATTCAACAACCAACAAGATTACTAGAGTTTGCTGATAGCTATACGTATGCTCAACGTTATAACGAAGCCCAATTGAATGATGAACCTAATATAGACCCAGTTAATCTTCGATTTACACCTGAGGCTTTAGAAGCATTTAGAACGGGTTCAAACCCGATACTTTACCCAAATACAGATTGGATGGATTATCTTTTAAAACCTACTACGCAACAATCTCAAGCAAACGTTAATATTTCAGGAGGTTCAGAAAAAGTAAAGTATTTTGTGTCTCTTGGTGTTTTAAGTCAAGATGGTTTATTTAAAACATTTGATGCGGAATACGATTCTAATTTTTCTTTTCAAAGGTATAATTACAGATCTAACGTAGATATTAATGTAACCAATACTACAAAATTAGCCGTTACAATTGGAGGACAAACTCGTGTTACGAATCGTCCTAACACAAAAGGAAATTTTAATGAACTTTTTAGAGATATTTATTGGTCTGTACCTTTTTCTAGTCCAGGAATCGTAGATGGTAGGTATATTGTTAGTGGTGATTTATATATTTCAGATCAAAAAGTTGATGGTTTAGACAGGTATTATGGTCAAGGTTTTTCGAATATATTAAACAACCAATTAAATATGGATATTGGTTTAGAGCAAGATTTAAACTTTATCAAAGGCTTAAAATTTAGAACTAAATTTGCTTATAACACCGACTATAATCATGCTAAAAACCGAAATTCATCAGTAGCTAGCTATACACCAATTTATTTAAGAGATATAGATCCAAATGCAGATCCTAATAGTGAAGAAATAGTGTATCAAAGAAATGGTCAAGATGGCAATTTAACATATGGCGAAACTTATGGAACCAGTAGAGATTGGTATTTGGAAGGAGGTCTTAGTTATAAAAATAAATTTGGGGGTCATAATGTAAGTGGTTTATTACTTTACAATCAACAAAAAAGATATTACCCAGGTCAGTTTTCAGAGATTCCTCTTGGTTTAGTGGGTATTGTAGGTCGTGCAACTTATGATTATAAAAATAGGTATCTAGCAAATTTAAGTGTTGGTTATAATGGTTCAGAAAATTTTGCCAGAGATAAGCGTTTTGGTCTTTTTCCAGCTATTTCAACAGGTTGGGTGATTACAAATGAATCTTTCATGGAAAATCAATCGTTTTTTGACTTTTTAAAAATACGTGCATCTTATGGACTTGTAGGAAATGATAGAATTGGAGGGAATCGTTTTCTTTATTTACCAGATAGTTTTGATCCAAGAAGTGGTAATTATAACTTTGGTATAGACACACCATTTAATCAACCAGCAGCAAGAGAAGGTCAAATAGGAAATCCGAATGTAACCTGGGAAACTTCTGAAAAACAAAATTACGCTGTAGAACTCAAAATACTTGACAATAAACTAGGTTTAAAAGTAGATTATTTTATTGAAAACCGTTCCGATATTTTAACGTTTAGAGGTACTGTACCAGCTTTTGTTGCTTACAATCTTCCTGCAGTTAATATTGGTAAAGTTCAAAATAAAGGTTTTGAAGTAGAACTTAATTGGGATCATCAAATAAATGACAATTTTAGCTATTGGGTAAATGCAAATGTTTCTCATGCCAAAAATAAAATTGTATTTCAAGATGAAGTTCCACAAAACGAAGAGTATTTGTTTAGAACAGGAAACCCTGTAGGTCAGCCATTTGGATACATATTCGATAAGTTTTATAATGATACAGACACAGGCAACGATGCACTTCCAGATCATTTATATGATTTAAAGCCAGGTGATATGGTTTATAAAGATTTAAATGGTGATGGTGTAATAAATCAAGATGATCAAAAAGCAATTGGCTTTCCAGTTTATCCAATGTATAATTTTGGTCTTAACTATGGTTTTAAATACAAGAACTTTAGTTTAACAATGTCTTGGGCAGGAGCAACAAATACATCAAGACTTTTAGGAGATACATACAGAACCGCTTTTGGTGCCACTGCAAACCGTTCTTTACTTCAATATATGGCAGATGGCAGATGGACACCAGAAACAGCTGAAACAGCTACGTATCCAAGAATGACACTTACAGGACGCCAAAATAATAATAAGAACTCAGATTTTTGGTTACGTGACGCTTCCTATATAAGATTAAAAACTCTAGAAATGGGGTACAATTTTAAAGGTAATTTCTTAAAAAATATGGGTATTAGCAATTTAAGAGCTTTCTTAAATGGAACAAATCTAATAACAATAACCGAGTTAGATATCACTGATCCAGAATCAAGAACAGCTGCAGATTCTGATTATCCGCTTACTAAATTATACAACTTTGGTATCCGAATAAATTTTCTTTAA